From one Nematostella vectensis chromosome 7, jaNemVect1.1, whole genome shotgun sequence genomic stretch:
- the LOC116611988 gene encoding uncharacterized protein LOC116611988, producing MAPKKKKQTKSQRRKSLQQRGKLGAEARGTGVSSRQDVVLPSLWRTETKSYSTGDAVKVISPNKTVYHGMARAKKRMEERGINLHDESSEYEDSSQEEFLPSPSKVQKVNAALQEKGEQDKPTLERQLFVAESTQLTNLVDQVNRNSRCATPGCQGILIPAKIDTVGLGGTINVLYVCNGCTNRRLSFEGSLAVEGSRRTVVGLALAVAFILTGHGFSKFQKTLNNCLGIPAISKNRFYEVIKLIYPHIEEIVNEMCEDEKEKMKKMNSVDLGSWDRAVVTSDGVWHTRGHFSKNGSFIVKNYMTQGLLWYGHKSMRGEITEEEEGEELYHGTAKSMEGVLAEECYGQAEEEGCDIICVWQDGDSSSKKSVHNVYGEEPPQRVYKCGGHVGRSHGNNLKDFAKQKAFTSGHISKWKELFPEMENLKCHCTRHSKNCGCFSEQFLKNARVNHFCCLQQCDSPEEYARRMRALSQHHIVDKHSWEGGNCGFHTETVCSCGECKDEFELKCEGIPYSTKNKLSCPFHHMAYQLECELRAADAKSVIHPEMGRGHSNQCEAHFNVLPHFRAKDQSLNRLHYITSTNCGLAQGNMTWCWENRGKEYHWIKDLYTRLHLPVLPSIEKALDKATEDRMNHLMKQKTEAAKKQRISNKQARQEDQEERKKWNKRQAVLHTYGTEDDDELDDDDDDPALIREAESMLRQRTVISGKRPCKCGSTTHQLTSHKDCSENPKNKE from the exons ATGGCTCcgaaaaagaagaaacaaacaaagtcTCAGAGAAGGAAGTCTCTTCAGCAAAGAGGAAAACTCGGAGCTGAAGCAAGAGGGACCGGCGTGTCTTCGAGGCAAGATGTAGTTCTGCCTTCGCTTTGGAGGACCGAGACAAAAAGCTATTCCACTGGAGATGCTGTGAAAGTCATTTCTCCGAATAAAACCGTCTACCATGGCATGGCACGAGCTAAAAAAAGAATGGAGGAACGTGGCATTAATTTACACGATGAAAGCTCCGAGTATGAGGATTCTTCCCAGGAGGAGTTTTTGCCAAGCCCGAGTAAAGTCCAAAAAGTAAACGCTGCGCTTCAAGAGAAAGGCGAACAGGACAAGCCAACTCTCGAACGACAGCTATTTGTCGCTGAATCAACGCAGCTAACAAATCTTGTCGATCAGGTCAACCGTAATTCTCGATGTGCTACACCAGGTTGCCAAG gCATATTGATTCCAGCAAAGATAGATACTGTTGGCCTTGGTGGAACTATAAATGTTCTTTATGTTTGTAATGGCTGCACCAACAGACGCTTGAGTTTTGAAGGATCATTAGCTGTTGAAGGTTCTCGTCGCACTGTGGTTGGTCTGGCCCTTGCAGTGGCGTTTATTCTTACTGGACATGGATTTTCTAAATTCCAGAAAACACTGAACAATTGCCTTGGGATACCCGCAATTTCCAAGAACAGATTTTACGAGGTGATTAAACTGATATATCCCCACATTGAAGAAATCGTAAACGAGATGTGCgaagatgaaaaagaaaaaatgaaaaagatgaACAGTGTAGATCTTGGGAGCTGGGACCGTGCTGTCGTTACGTCAGACGGGGTTTGGCACACCCGTGGACACTTCAGTAAAAATGGGTCATTCATTGTAAAGAATTATATGACCCAAGGGCTTCTGTGGTATGGGCACAAATCAATGAGGGGAGAAATAACTGAGGAGGAAGAGGGTGAGGAATTGTACCACGGCACGGCCAAGTCTATGGAAGGAGTTCTTGCTGAGGAATGCTATGGACAGGCAGAAGAAGAAGGGTGTGATATTATTTGTGTTTGGCAGGATGGGGACTCTTCTTCAAAGAAGTCAGTTCACAATGTCTATGGGGAGGAACCCCCTCAAAGAGTATACAAGTGTGGTGGGCATGTGGGTAGATCCCACGGGAATAATCTGAAGGACTTTGCCAAGCAGAAGGCATTCACCAGTGGCCATATTTCTAAATGGAAAGAACTGTTTCCAGAAATGGAGAACTTGAAGTGCCATTGCACACGCCATTCAAAGAACTGTGGTTGCTTTTCAGAGCAGTTTCTGAAAAATGCTAGAGTTAACCATTTTTGCTGTTTGCAGCAGTGTGACTCTCCCGAAGAATATGCTAGACGCATGAGAGCATTGAGCCAGCACCATATTGTTGATAAACACTCTTGGGAGGGAGGGAACTGTGGTTTCCATACAGAAACAGTTTGTTCATGTGGAGAATGCAAAGACGAATTTGAGTTGAAATGTGAGGGAATACCATATTCGACAAAAAACAAGTTGTCGTGTCCATTTCATCACATGGCCTACCAACTGGAGTGCGAGCTACGAGCTGCTGACGCGAAATCAGTAATACATCCTGAGATGGGCCGTGGCCATTCCAATCAGTGTGAGGCTCATTTCAACGTGCTTCCCCATTTTCGTGCTAAAGACCAAAGTCTCAATAG GTTGCACTATATTACATCAACAAACTGTGGGTTGGCCCAGGGGAATATGACATGGTGCTGGGAAAATCGTGGAAAGGAATACCACTGGATAAAGGACCTTTACACTCGACTCCATCTGCCTGTGCTTCCTTCCATTGAAAAGGCGCTTGATAAAGCAACTGAGGACAGGATGAACCACCTCATGAAACAAAAGACAGAGGCAGCCAAGAAGCAGCGAATATCCAATAAGCAAGCTAGACAGGAAGACCAGGAAGAGAGAAAGAAGTGGAACAAAAGGCAGGCAGTGCTGCATACATATGGCACTGAAGATGATGACGAgttagatgatgatgatgatgatccaGCACTGATAAGAGAGGCAGAGAGCATGCTAAGACAAAGGACTGTAATAAGTGGAAAGCGGCCATGTAAGTGTGGATCAACCACCCACCAGCTCACTTCTCACAAGGACTGTAGTGAGAATCCCAAAAACAAAGAGTAG
- the LOC125568240 gene encoding uncharacterized protein LOC125568240 — MAAENLQLEAAFLAFNAEFARNGFGQAPAGLLGILRHFRLREGEKVNEGRARLYKRLWCLLWFGSKKTLGAGLPRWPTYVYPESLKAIVRLIVPGSVQDFEDPDHDSVYKINIAILAEAKWPKTK, encoded by the exons ATGGCGGCTGAGAATTTGCAACTCGAAGCAGCTTTCTTGGCATTCAACGCCGAGTTTGCAAGGAATGG ATTTGGACAGGCGCCCGCAGGACTTCTAGGTATTCTGAGGCATTTTCGCCTCCGAGAAGGGGAGAAAGTTAACGAAGGCCGCGCCAGGCTTTACAAGCGCCTCTGGTGCTTACTGTGG TTTGGAAGTAAGAAGACATTGGGGGCCGGCCTTCCGCGATGGCCGACGTACGTTTACCCGGAGAGCCTGAAAGCGATCGTCAGGCTCATTGTTCCGGGTAGCGTACAAGATTTTGAGGACCCGGACCACGATTCG gtaTACAAGATCAACATTGCAATTTTGGCCGAGGCAAAGTGGCCAAAGACGAAGTAG
- the LOC116612144 gene encoding protein sidekick isoform X1 yields MAAEKSIFLDSLRWQRFTLLVLVCLAVFRVTPSSTETELKFTKTPPRILYVSNGSAAKLDWEYYLKSSSKRYEIEITWSLYNPDESNMPIAFQYHAPWDSFLKVYNTRYQPRLSAENNGFNTTLVVGNMSREDEGVFGCQVLVREDSYISKYVRSTIQVVVTDRPEFVAVPSRVYTIPEGQDLNVPCSARGSPNPNITWLWWTGGKSVVVASGVGIAILSMRGVHRDQGGVYECQASNNPNEQSLVLQTRIRVQYILFPPQNTTVQAGEEISLQCILGPNESSLITWHRPTGAGRIRSNGCSYGNQILLIPEAKESDSGVYMCTATKVHDGKLMTVSASAHVIVKGPPNSPLVRQFPSNTSVTLRWQMHYSQHSPVTQYTIYRRVMRDCDVTLPWAQVANVTTALEYEVLGLKPGVTYQFIVTSWNEFGESEKKDSQALGVRLGIARDNVTGDNVSLYPTSPRVWQARLSSDQSTITIMWAAVTNLHSPITMYTLYRRVLTSGDITSSWRQLVNITVPADLEYNFTDVEPEVTYQFVVTSWNRFGESEIDESKILEIRIVANISRPGNKENNHFDHEDKVPVTPVKQDCHTFLVVTAVSVLANMVLLVVLVVFIFRINKLAVNIKASQSGLKGPSFPSNPNNYTPVQSHQTRQTSRDDHYTLQEEHSFREPLPSLPIDVEEVPLTKIEPRQASAIKRKRGSMSSLSSAGSSQCSLNEQSPLTSDREIYEPMRTTNEEPV; encoded by the exons ATGGCAGCGGAGAAGTCGATATTCCTGGATTCCTTACGGTGGCAGCGTTTTACTTTACTG GTTCTAGTCTGTTTGGCAGTTTTCCGTGTAACGCCATCTTCTACAG AAACAGAGCTGAAGTTCACTAAAACTCCACCGCGAATCCTCTACGTTTCCAATGGCAGCGCAGCTAAACTAGACTGGGAGTACTATCTCAAGTCCAGCTCCAAACGCTACGAAATAGAAATAACATGGAGTCTTTACAACCCGGACGAGAGCAACATGCCGATCGCGTTCCAATACCACGCCCCTTGGGACAGCTTCCTTAAGGTGTATAACACAAGATATCAACCCCGCCTGAGCGCGGAGAATAACGGATTTAACACGACCTTAGTGGTTGGGAACATGAGTAGAGAAGATGAAGGGGTGTTCGGGTGCCAAGTGTTGGTGAGGGAGGATTCATACATCAGTAAATACGTCAGGAGCACAATACAAGTTGTCGTGACAG ACCGTCCCGAGTTCGTGGCTGTACCGTCCCGCGTGTACACGATACCCGAGGGCCAGGATTTAAATGTCCCGTGCTCCGCGCGAGGATCCCCAAACCCGAATATCACGTGGTTATGGTGGACTGGAGGCAAATCTGTCGTCGTGGCCAGCGGTGTTGGTATCGCGATTCTAAGCATGCGCGGTGTGCACAGGGATCAGGGTGGAGTGTATGAGTGCCAAGCAAGCAATAATCCAAACGAACAATCGCTGGTCCTACAGACTAGAATTCGCGTGCAAT ATATTCTCTTCCCGCCACAAAACACTACAGTGCAAGCAGGGGAGGAAATAAGCCTGCAATGCATCCTGGGTCCCAACGAGAGCTCGCTGATCACTTGGCACAGACCTACAGGCGCAGGGAGAATCCGCTCCAACGGCTGTAGCTATGGCAACCAGATCCTTCTTATCCCTGAAGCGAAAGAATCCGACTCGGGAGTTTATATGTGTACGGCCACCAAAGTGCATGACGGGAAACTTATGACGGTGTCCGCCAGTGCACACGTCATTGTGAAAG GACCTCCAAATTCGCCACTGGTGCGCCAATTCCCGTCAAATACGTCGGTCACGCTTCGATGGCAAATGCATTACAGCCAGCACAGccctgtcacgcaatacaCTATATATCGACGCGTAATGCGTGACTGTGACGTCACGTTACCATGGGCTCAGGTGGCCAACGTGACTACTGCCCTAGAGTACGAGGTCTTGGGTCTAAAGCCCGGAGTGACGTATCAAtttattgtgacgtcatggaaTGAGTTTGGGGAGAGCGAGAAGAAGGATTCCCAAGCCTTGGGAGTCAGATTGGGCATCGCACGGG ATAATGTCACGGGAGACAACGTTTCTTTATATCCGACTTCACCCAGAGTATGGCAAGCGAGACTATCAAGTGACCAATCAACAATTACTATTATGTGGGCAGCTGTTACAAACTTACACAGCCCTATAACAATGTACACTCTCTATCGCCGCGTCCTCACTTCCGGTGACATCACGTCGTCTTGGAGACAACTTGTTAACATAACCGTGCCTGCTGACCTGGAGTACAACTTTACCGACGTTGAACCGGAAGTGACGTATCAGTTtgttgtgacgtcatggaATAGGTTCGGCGAGAGTGAGATTGACGAGTCGAAGATTCTAGAAATCAGGATCGTAGCAA ATATATCAAGACctggaaataaagaaaacaatcaTTTTGATCATGAGGACAAAGTTCCCGTGACACCAGTAAAACAAGATTGCCACA CGTTCCTTGTCGTGACCGCGGTTTCCGTGCTGGCTAACATGGTCCTTCTAGTCGTGCTAGTTGTCTTCATTTTTCGAATAAATAAGCTGGCGG ttAATATCAAAGCAAGTCAAAGTGGATTGAAAGG gCCATCTTTCCCAAGCAACCCAAACAACTACACACCCGTGCAGTCCCACCAGACAAGACAAACTTCACGAGATGATCACTACACCTTACAAGAAGAGCATTCGTTCCGTGAGCCCTTGCCGTCACTCCCTATAGACGTTGAGGAAGTGCCGTTGACCAAGATTGAGCCGCGGCAAGCGTCCGCCATTAAGCGCAAGCGCGGTTCCATGAGCTCCCTGAGCTCGGCGGGCTCGTCACAGTGCTCTCTAAACGAACAGAGTCCTCTTACGTCAGACAGGGAGATATATGAACCAATGAGAACTACAAATGAAGAACCTGTTTGA
- the LOC116612144 gene encoding uncharacterized protein LOC116612144 isoform X2, with amino-acid sequence MAAEKSIFLDSLRWQRFTLLVLVCLAVFRVTPSSTETELKFTKTPPRILYVSNGSAAKLDWEYYLKSSSKRYEIEITWSLYNPDESNMPIAFQYHAPWDSFLKVYNTRYQPRLSAENNGFNTTLVVGNMSREDEGVFGCQVLVREDSYISKYVRSTIQVVVTDILFPPQNTTVQAGEEISLQCILGPNESSLITWHRPTGAGRIRSNGCSYGNQILLIPEAKESDSGVYMCTATKVHDGKLMTVSASAHVIVKGPPNSPLVRQFPSNTSVTLRWQMHYSQHSPVTQYTIYRRVMRDCDVTLPWAQVANVTTALEYEVLGLKPGVTYQFIVTSWNEFGESEKKDSQALGVRLGIARDNVTGDNVSLYPTSPRVWQARLSSDQSTITIMWAAVTNLHSPITMYTLYRRVLTSGDITSSWRQLVNITVPADLEYNFTDVEPEVTYQFVVTSWNRFGESEIDESKILEIRIVANISRPGNKENNHFDHEDKVPVTPVKQDCHTFLVVTAVSVLANMVLLVVLVVFIFRINKLAVNIKASQSGLKGPSFPSNPNNYTPVQSHQTRQTSRDDHYTLQEEHSFREPLPSLPIDVEEVPLTKIEPRQASAIKRKRGSMSSLSSAGSSQCSLNEQSPLTSDREIYEPMRTTNEEPV; translated from the exons ATGGCAGCGGAGAAGTCGATATTCCTGGATTCCTTACGGTGGCAGCGTTTTACTTTACTG GTTCTAGTCTGTTTGGCAGTTTTCCGTGTAACGCCATCTTCTACAG AAACAGAGCTGAAGTTCACTAAAACTCCACCGCGAATCCTCTACGTTTCCAATGGCAGCGCAGCTAAACTAGACTGGGAGTACTATCTCAAGTCCAGCTCCAAACGCTACGAAATAGAAATAACATGGAGTCTTTACAACCCGGACGAGAGCAACATGCCGATCGCGTTCCAATACCACGCCCCTTGGGACAGCTTCCTTAAGGTGTATAACACAAGATATCAACCCCGCCTGAGCGCGGAGAATAACGGATTTAACACGACCTTAGTGGTTGGGAACATGAGTAGAGAAGATGAAGGGGTGTTCGGGTGCCAAGTGTTGGTGAGGGAGGATTCATACATCAGTAAATACGTCAGGAGCACAATACAAGTTGTCGTGACAG ATATTCTCTTCCCGCCACAAAACACTACAGTGCAAGCAGGGGAGGAAATAAGCCTGCAATGCATCCTGGGTCCCAACGAGAGCTCGCTGATCACTTGGCACAGACCTACAGGCGCAGGGAGAATCCGCTCCAACGGCTGTAGCTATGGCAACCAGATCCTTCTTATCCCTGAAGCGAAAGAATCCGACTCGGGAGTTTATATGTGTACGGCCACCAAAGTGCATGACGGGAAACTTATGACGGTGTCCGCCAGTGCACACGTCATTGTGAAAG GACCTCCAAATTCGCCACTGGTGCGCCAATTCCCGTCAAATACGTCGGTCACGCTTCGATGGCAAATGCATTACAGCCAGCACAGccctgtcacgcaatacaCTATATATCGACGCGTAATGCGTGACTGTGACGTCACGTTACCATGGGCTCAGGTGGCCAACGTGACTACTGCCCTAGAGTACGAGGTCTTGGGTCTAAAGCCCGGAGTGACGTATCAAtttattgtgacgtcatggaaTGAGTTTGGGGAGAGCGAGAAGAAGGATTCCCAAGCCTTGGGAGTCAGATTGGGCATCGCACGGG ATAATGTCACGGGAGACAACGTTTCTTTATATCCGACTTCACCCAGAGTATGGCAAGCGAGACTATCAAGTGACCAATCAACAATTACTATTATGTGGGCAGCTGTTACAAACTTACACAGCCCTATAACAATGTACACTCTCTATCGCCGCGTCCTCACTTCCGGTGACATCACGTCGTCTTGGAGACAACTTGTTAACATAACCGTGCCTGCTGACCTGGAGTACAACTTTACCGACGTTGAACCGGAAGTGACGTATCAGTTtgttgtgacgtcatggaATAGGTTCGGCGAGAGTGAGATTGACGAGTCGAAGATTCTAGAAATCAGGATCGTAGCAA ATATATCAAGACctggaaataaagaaaacaatcaTTTTGATCATGAGGACAAAGTTCCCGTGACACCAGTAAAACAAGATTGCCACA CGTTCCTTGTCGTGACCGCGGTTTCCGTGCTGGCTAACATGGTCCTTCTAGTCGTGCTAGTTGTCTTCATTTTTCGAATAAATAAGCTGGCGG ttAATATCAAAGCAAGTCAAAGTGGATTGAAAGG gCCATCTTTCCCAAGCAACCCAAACAACTACACACCCGTGCAGTCCCACCAGACAAGACAAACTTCACGAGATGATCACTACACCTTACAAGAAGAGCATTCGTTCCGTGAGCCCTTGCCGTCACTCCCTATAGACGTTGAGGAAGTGCCGTTGACCAAGATTGAGCCGCGGCAAGCGTCCGCCATTAAGCGCAAGCGCGGTTCCATGAGCTCCCTGAGCTCGGCGGGCTCGTCACAGTGCTCTCTAAACGAACAGAGTCCTCTTACGTCAGACAGGGAGATATATGAACCAATGAGAACTACAAATGAAGAACCTGTTTGA